The stretch of DNA CCCAGTGCGGCACGTCGACGACGGCGCAGGCGCCCGGGCGCTCGAGGTGCTCGCTCACCGGGTGGTGCTTGAGGTCGGACGTGACGTAGACGTCGGCGCCGGCCGCGTCGGCCGTCGGGAGCAGGAAGTCGCCCGATCCGCCGCACAGCGCGACCGTGCGCACCGTCCGGTCGAGGTCGCCGGCCACCCGGGTGGCACTGCCGTGCGCGGGGAGGGTGCGGTGGACGTGCTCGACGAACTCCCCCAGCGTCGTGGGCTGCGCGAGCACGCCGATGCGTCCGCTGCCCCGCTCGCTCGGTCGCGCTGCCGTGGGCAGGAGGAGGTAGGACACCTCCTCGTAGGGGTGGGCTCCCAGCAGGGCGGAGCGGACGGACTCACGCACCGCGGCGGGCGCCACGAGCTCGAGGCGGGTCTCCTCGACGTGCTCGAGCGCCCCGACCTCGCCGATCGCCGGGCGGGCGCCGGCGAGCGGCCGGAACGAGCCCGTGCCGTCGGAGCGGAAGACGGCCGAGTCGTAGTTGCCGATGCTTCCGGCGCCCGCCTCGTGCATGGCGGTGGCCACCGCGTCGGCGTCGGCGCGCGGCACGTGCACGACCCACGCGTCGAGCCCTGGATCGCTGTCGACGTCGAGCGGGCGGACGTCGGTGAGCCCGAGGGCCAGGGCCATCGACTCCGAGACGCCGAGCGGCGGCGAGTCGGCGTTGGTGTGACAGGTGTGCAGGGCCACCCCGTGCGAGGCGAGGGTGTGCACGACCCGGCCCTTCGGCGTCGTGGCAGCGACCGACGTGACGCCCTTGAGGTACAGGGGGTGGTGCGTGAGGAGGAGGTCGGCCCCGCGGGCGACGGCCTCGTCGGCGACCGCCTGGACGGGGTCGACGGCGAGGAGGATGCGTGACACCTCGGCGTCAGGGTCGCCGACGACGGTGCCCACGGCGTCCCAGTCGTCGGCCCACCGCGGGTCGTAGAGCTCGTCGAGCACGCGGACGACGTCACGCAAGGTCGGCATGGCGGCCACCCTACGACCCGACCGCGGCCCTACTCGACCGAGCCGAGCGCGAACGGCAGCACCGCGTCGGCCCCGGCGAGGCGCAGCTCGCGCGACGCCACGGCCATCGTCCAGCGGCTGTCGACGAGGTCGTCGACGAGCAGGACCGGACCGGAGAGCCCGTCCAGCGCCTGCCGCAGGTCGTCGGGCACGACGAACCGCCCCCACACAGCCGCGAGCCGGAACGCGCTGTTGCCTCCCTGCGTGGCGGGGGGTGCGCCCGGCGCCAGCTGCAGGGGCGGCAGCAGCGGGAGTCGGCCCAGTCGCGCGAGCCCCT from Aeromicrobium erythreum encodes:
- a CDS encoding Nif3-like dinuclear metal center hexameric protein → MPTLRDVVRVLDELYDPRWADDWDAVGTVVGDPDAEVSRILLAVDPVQAVADEAVARGADLLLTHHPLYLKGVTSVAATTPKGRVVHTLASHGVALHTCHTNADSPPLGVSESMALALGLTDVRPLDVDSDPGLDAWVVHVPRADADAVATAMHEAGAGSIGNYDSAVFRSDGTGSFRPLAGARPAIGEVGALEHVEETRLELVAPAAVRESVRSALLGAHPYEEVSYLLLPTAARPSERGSGRIGVLAQPTTLGEFVEHVHRTLPAHGSATRVAGDLDRTVRTVALCGGSGDFLLPTADAAGADVYVTSDLKHHPVSEHLERPGACAVVDVPHWAAEWTWLPVAASALQDRLGDTVDVHVSTLVTDPWSHALAPAPRRTP